DNA from Pseudomonas mendocina:
CAGGCCAGGGTAGAGGCCAAAGCCCAGGAGCTGCTTGCAGAGATGCCGCTTAATGAGCTGCGCCAGGCTCGTGGGCTGTCACAGAAGGTGCTGGCTGAGGTACTGCATGTACAGCAACCATCCATCGCCAAGATGGAAAAGCGTACTGACATGTACATTTCCACTTTGCGTAGCCACATCGAAGCCATGGGTGGTCAGTTGGATGTCATTGCCCGGTTTCCCGATGGTTCGGTGAAGATCAGCAATTTTTCAGACATCGAAAGCGATCTTCTCCAGCAGGCTTAACGCTTCGACACCTTTTCGACACCCCAAAGAAAAACCCCTGGCTTTCTCTAGGAAAATCAGGGGTTTATTTGGTGGAGCCGGGGGGATTTGAACCCCCGTCCGCCAGTTCTCCACTGTCGGTACTACATGCTTAGCCGTGTCTATTGAGTTAACCCTCAGCCGCCCGACGGGCAGGGTGCATTGGGCGAGTTGTGTAAGTTTTAGCCACTTCGTCCACAACGTACTACGCGGCGATCCTGTTCTGCATGACAATCACTTCAGGTTTACAGGCATCCCCTAGTGATCGCTGGAGCCGAAGCTACCAGAAGGACTAGTCGCGCCGCTTACGCAGCGAGAGCGTAGCCCTCGTAGTTTTCGTCATTGGCAACTATAGAAAGTTGCAACAGTGGATTTACGACTTCTGTTACCAAGTCGGCATGCACCTCGAGCTTCGCTACCGGCGTCGAATCCTAATCGGCCCCAAAACTTTTCGGTTACAGATAGGACGCTCAGTGTACGGCAAAGGTTCCTCAGCGTCGACTGCGGATTCCATCACGGAAGGCTATGATGGCGCCTCGCGCCAGCCTGTGCCCTCTGGAAAGGAGCCGTAATGCCGAGTTCTAGCCGCTACCCTCTACGTCAGTGGATCTGGCGAGCGTTCGTGCAAAGCGCTTTGATCCCACTGATCCTGGTGGAGTCGGTGTTGATTGCGGTGTATCTGCTGAGCAACCAGGCGATTCGCGATGCGCAGATCGGCCACCTACAAGAGACAGCGGTCAAGGATCTGGCCAGCGCTGCATTGCGCGAAGGGCAAGTCATCGACGGGCGCCTGCGTTCCATCGAGTCATTGGTGCAGGTATACCGCGATGCCGCTCACAAAGCGCTATTCGATACCCGCTTCCAGGCGGACGAACTCGAGCGCCAACGCCATGCGGTTACCGACAGTGGTGTGTTCTATACCCGCAGCGACGACGGTCGCGCGGCGTCCTTCTATGCCAATAGCACGCCCTTGGCGCAGCAGGATCACGACAAGGTCATGCGACTGTCGCAACTCGATCCGTTGATGCGCTCGATCCAGCAGGCCAACCCGCTGGTGGCTGCCCTGTATTTCAATACCTGGGACAGCTACAACCGCATCTACCCCTGGTTCGATACGCCGGCGCAGTATCCCCATGACATGGTGATTCCAGATTACAACTTCTACTACCTCGCCGACGCCAAGCACAATCCGGATCGCAAGGTGATGTGGACGGAGGTGTATCTCGACCCTGCGGGGCTTGGCTGGATGATGTCCGCCATCGCTCCGGTGTATCGCGACGATTTCCTCGAAGGTGTTGTCGGCCTGGATATCACCGTTGGCCAGGTGCTTGGCGAGATCGCCGAACTCAATGTGCCCTGGCAGGGTTACGCGATGCTGGTCAGCCATGACCACAACATCATGGCGCTGCCCAAGGCCGGTGAGCTGGATTTCGGCCTGCGCGAACTGACCCAGTACTCCTACGAGGAGGCCGTGCGCCGTGAGGTGCTCAAGCCCGAGGACTTCAATCTGGCCAAGCGCGAGGGTATGGAGTCGTTACTGCTAGCGATGAACGAGGGCAATGGCAACGTTCAGGAAGTGGTGCTCGGTGGACGCAAGCAACTGGTGGCCTGGAGCGAGATTCCACAAACCGGATGGCGCTTGCTGCTGGTGGTAGACGAAGAGCAGATTTTCCATGACACCAACCAGCTGGCCGAACGCTACATGCAGATCGGTTATCTGCTGATCGCCGGTCTGCTGGCCTTTTACCTGCTGTTCTTCGCCTTTATGTGGCTGCGTTCGCGCAACCTGAGCAACCAATTGGCCGAGCCGATTTCCGGCATCGTCGATATGGCCGCCAGCCTGGGGCAGGGCAAATACCTGCCGGCCACACCGGATAGCCATATTAGCGAGGTCAGTCGCCTGGCCGATGCCGTGCAGCAGGCTGGGAGGCAGCTCAAGGCCAGCGAGCAGGAGCGCCAGGAGGCGCAGAACATCCTGCAGTTGGTGCTGGAGAGCACGACCGAAAGCCTCTGGCAGATCGATGCCAAGGCGCTGACCATCGAGCTCAGCGAGCGATTCGTACGGCGCTTTGGCCTGGGCGCTTCGACCCTGGCGCTCAGCGAATTCAACCAGCGCGTGCACCCGGATGATCTGGAGCGGCTGCGTCATCTGCGCAAGCTGTTCGCCGACAGTGGCGAGGAATACTTCGACGCGGAATATCGCTACCTCGATTGCCACGGCGAGTACCTCTGGCTGCTCAGCCGCGGCAAGGTGTTGGGGCGTGACGAGACAGGTTGGCCGTTGCGTATCGCTGGCACCCATGTCGATATCACCCGGCTCAAGCAAGTGCAGGAGGAGTTGCGCCACGCCAGCCTCGAAGCGCTGGCAGCGAGCCAGGCCAAGAGTCGTTTCCTGTCGAGTATGAGCCATGAACTGCGCACGCCGCTGAACGCCATCCACGGCTTTGCCCAGTTGATCGAGATGGAGGCGCAGGAGAAGCCCGACGCCAAACTGGAGAGCGATTACTCGCGCGAGATCGTCAGTGCAAGTCGTCATCTCACTTCGCTGGTCGACGATATTCTCGATCTTTCGAGTATCGAGAGCCGGCGGCAGCAATTGCAGCTCCAGCCTATCGAGATTGGCGCTTTGCTGGGTGGTTGCGCCGAGCTGGTACAGCCTGAGGTGCAGCAGAAACAGCTGCAGTTGCAGGTAATGGAGCCGGCCGACCCGCCCTTGTTCGTGCAGGGTGATCCGCGTCGGGTACGGCAGATCTTGCTCAACCTGCTTTCCAATGCGATCAAGTACAACAGTCCGCGCGGAATGATCCGCATGGGTTACGAGGTGCGCGCCGACTGTGTGCGGCTATGGGTCGATGACACCGGCCCCGGGCTGTCCAGCGAGCAGCAGGCGCAATTATTCCAGCCGTTCCAGCGTCTGGGACGCGAAAGCTCGAACATTCCGGGAACGGGGATCGGTCTGGTGCTGTGTCGCGAATTGGCCAGTCTGATGGATGGGGAAATCGGCCTGCGCAGCGAACCCGGGGTAGGCAGCCGTTTCTGGCTCGATATACCCAGCGCTGCCAGTCCTGGTGGCCAGAGCAGCGAGGCTGTCGATGCGCCAGCACAAACGGTGCAAAGTCTGGTTCAGGTGCTGTGCGTCGAGGATCACCCTGCCTGCATGAAGATTCTGCAGGCGTCGCTGCGTGAGTTCGCCGAGGTGCGTGGCGTCAGCTCCTGCCAGCGCGCTCTGGCCGAATTGGAAGGCAGTGAGCCAGCGCTGGTGCTACTGGATATCGACCTGCCCGACGGCAATGGGCTGGATATTCTCGACGCCATGCGCGCCGAGCCACGTCTGCGTGATGTACCGGTGATGGTAATCAGCGCAGTGGCCGACGCCCGTTTGTTCGAGGATGCCCGAGCACGTGGTGCGTCGGCCTGTCTGAGTAAACCGGTCGATCTGCAGGAGGTACGACAGGTCGCGTTGGGCCTGCTCTACAGTGGTTTCTGAGCAGGCCCTGCCGTGCGTTATTCGCTGGCGGAAAGCAGATCCAGCGCTTCGCTCAACACCTTGACCGACTCGGCATGATCGCCAGCCTTGTGTAGGGCTTCGCCTTCAGCGCGCAGCTCCTTGACCTTGGCCAGCACCTCGGGGTCGGTGGGCGGGTCGCTTTGCAGCAGGGCGTCGATCTTGGCCATGTCCTGCGGGCAGTGCATGGCCCACAGTGGCAGGCTGACCAGGATAGCGGCGAGAAACATGAGCGTGCGACGCATGATGACTCTCCTGAAACAGGCAGCAGGGATTTCAGTATAGAAGCTCGCTGCCCGTATGCAGGTACTCAGTAGTGATACCAGCGCAGTTCCAGCTTCACTTCGTTGACCGGGCTGGCGAGCTGGCTGAATTCGCGCTGGGCACTCAGGCGCAGGCCGAGGTTACGCGACACTTCCCATTGCTGGTTGAGTGACAGGCGCCGGCGCACTTCACCGTTGTGGAAATAGTCACCGGCTGCTTCCAGGGTCAGGTTGCCCAGCGGGTTGCGCCAGAGCAGGCCACTATTGAAGCCCAGTGCGGGCGAAACGACTGCCGCGAAGTCTTCGTTGTATTCCAGGCGCGCGGTGCCGAGGGTAAAACCGAGCAAATCTTCGCTCAACTGCCAGCTGTAACCGCCGCCGCCGCTGATGTGGCCAACCAGTGGTGTGTCGCCAGCTTCGCCTAGTACGCGCTCCAGACCGCCGCCGATCTGCCAGGAAAGGGGCTGGAGCAGGGCATTGCGTGGTGTCAAAGAGCGGATGTTGGCCAGATCCAGGCGCTGCAGTTGCCAGTGATTGTTCTCGTACTGGCGCAGCTTGAGCTGGAGGATTTCGATCTGTGCGCCCAGCGGGAAACCGTCGAGGTTGTCGCTCAGGTCATGGTAGGCCATGCGCAGACCGTATTCGGCGAAGGCGCGATCATCCCGGCTGCCGCCCGCCAGTTGCCAGGTGCGTGATTCGTGACCTTCTTCGGGCAGAGGTGGGCGTTCGACCTTCAGCGGTGGTGGCGGATTGCGGTTGATAGCGCCGAGCAACTGGAAGCTGCGTTGGGCGTTGCTGCTGCGCTCTTCTCTGTTGGCGTGGTAGCGCACCAGGCGGAAGGCGGCGTCCTGAATCAGTGCGCGCCGTTCGGCGGGCAGGGCGAGGAAGTCGGCATCGCTGAGCTGCGTCGGGTCTTCACTCAGGCGTAGTGCCCAGACCTGTTCGTCGGCCTGCAATGGCTCGGCGCGCGCCAGCAGCTCACGCTCACGCGAGGGACGGTAGTCGATACGTTCGATCAGCCCGGCATCCTTGACCGCACGTACGGTGTCGGTGGGGATGGCGGTGAGCGGGAAGTGCTCGGTCAGTTCGATGCCGGGGCGGGCGATCTCCAGCAGTTCCAGCAGGCGGTAGGAGCAGTTTTCGTCGAAGAAGAAGTAGTCGAAGCGGATCTGCTTGAGTTCCCACACATGTTCGACCATGCGCGCGGTTTCTTCCGGTGTCAGGTTCAGCCGGTATTCCCACAGGTCGCGGTTTTCCAGGCTGTTGTATTCGCTGAGTTTGTCGCGGTAGGGCACCAGGGCGAACAGGCCGGGGTAGCCGCCCATCAGCCCGCGCCAGGCGTAGAGGATGCTGTTGTCGTCGCCTTCGATGAAGGCGCCGAAGTTCAGCGCGTAACTGAGCAGCGCGGTGTTGTGACTGTCGATATCGGCCTGGTCGATGCGCAACAGGGTGTGGCCGAACATCGACGACGGACTGTTCAGGTATGCCGCCGGGAACACCAGCACCGTGCTGTGTGGATTGACGTCGGCAAACCAGTTTCGGTACTCGGCGCAGTCCGGGTTGGGTAGGTCATCGAGTTGCAGTTGGGCTTTCAACCAGCGGGTGCGCGCCGGGTAGATGCACTGAGGGTGACGGTCGCCAAGCTCGGCTGGCCGATAGAGCGCCTGTAGCGTGGCGGAGAGTTCGGCCGTCGGGTCGTGGTCGCCACCGGCGGCGAGGAAGAAGGCATCGTCATCGACATAGCTGCGCCAGCCGCCGAGCTTGCCGGTCTCGTAGTGACCCAGAGCAATCCAGTACGGGTCGCTGGCCAGTTCGGCCAGGCGCTGCGCTGAGACGGCGTGAAGCGGAAGGCTGAAGCTCAGGGCGAGGACGGCGAAGATCCGTTTCAAGGTCGCTGTTCTTCCGGTTCGGGGCGATGACCGAGCTTTGGCCAGGCGCGATGCTGGTGTCAAGGCAGCACTGGAGCGGCATTTGTGCAAGTGCGAGGTGTTACCGATGATGCGCCTTGCATCACGTTCCAGGTTTCATTTGGCCAGGTGGTTGAAGCCCTGGAGTTGGCGGAGCGGTTATTGGCAGCGGGATTTTTCTCTGTAGGACGAATCAAGCCTTGATCGCCATTGCGCCACAGGCCCAGAATCATGCCCATGTTTTGCGGAGATGTCCGCCCGCTATAAGGATCACCAATGTCCCAGCGTAGCCTCGATGCTTTGCGCCTTGCACCCGAATCACTGACCCGCCCTTTCTCCCCCGAGCAGTTCAACTTCAAAAGTACCGACGATCTTGAACCTTTCCGCGGTGTGCTCGGTCAGGCCCGCGCCGTGGAGGCACTGCAATTCGGTGTGGCCATGCCGCGCCCTGGTTACAACGTGTTCGTCATGGGCGAGCCAGGCACCGGGCGCTTCTCTTTCGTCCAGCGCTATCTCAAGGCCGAAGCCAAGCGCATGGAGACGCCGGCCGACCGCGTCTACGTTAACCACTTCGACGAGCCGCGCGAGCCACGGGCGCTGGAGCTGGCGGCTGGTACGGCGAGCGAGTTCATCGCCGACATCAACCAACTGATCGACAACCTGCTGGCCACCTTCCCGGCGGTATTCGAGACGCCGACCTTCCAGCAGAAGAAAAGCGCCATCGATCGTTCCTTCAACAAGCGCTACGACCAGGCGCTGGACGTGATCGAACGCCTGTCGCTGGAGAAGGGCATCGCCCTGTACCGCGACAGTACCAATATCGCCTTTACCCCGATGGCCGATGGCAAGGCGCTGGACGAAGCTGAATTCGCCCAGTTGCCGGAAGCTGAGCGCGAGCGTTTTCACGCTGATATCGCATTGCTCGAGGAGCGTCTGAACGAAGAGCTGGCCAGCCTGCCGCAGTGGAAGCGTGAGTCGAGCAACCTGCTGCGTCAGCTCAACGAGGAAACCATTACCGTTGCGCTGCAACCGCTGCTGGCGCCGTTGTCGGAGAAGTACGCCGAGAATGCCGGCGTTTGCGCCTACCTGCAGGCCATGCAGGTCAATCTGCTGAAGACTGCCGTTGAGCAACTGGTGGAGGTGGACAAGGCCGACCCGCAGCTGCGCAAGCTGCTGGAAGAGCTGTACTGCCCGAGCCTGGTGGTTGGGCACCATGCCCACGGCGGTGCGCCGGTGGTGTTCGAGTCGCATCCGACCTACGACAACCTGTTCGGCCGTATCGAGTACAGCTCCGACCAGGGCGCCCTGTACACCAGCTATCGGCAACTGCGCCCGGGCGCGCTGCACCGCGCCAATGGCGGCTACCTGGTGGTCGAGGCGGAGAAACTGCTCAGCGAGCCTTTCGTCTGGGAGGCGCTGAAACGCGCGCTGCATTCACGCCAGTTGAAGATGGAGTCGCCGCTGGGCGACCTCGGCCGCATCGCCACCGTCACGCTCAACCCGCAGGTGATCCCGCTGCAGCTCAAGGTGGTGATCATCGGTTCGCGTCAGCTCTATTACGCACTGCAGGATGCCGATCCGGATTTCCAGGAGATGTTCCGTGTACTGGTCGACTTCGACGAGGACATTCCTTTGGCCGACGACAGCCTGGAGCAGTTTGCCCAGTTGATGAAGACGCGTACCTCCGAGGAGGGCATGGCACCGCTCAGCGGCGCTGCCGTGGCGCGCCTGGCCACCTACAGCGCGCGCCTGGCTGAGCACCAGGGTCGCCTATCTGCACGCATCGGTGACCTGTTCCAGCTGGTCAGCGAGGCGGATTTCATCCGCGATCTGGCTGGTGAGAGCCTCACCGATGTCGGCCACATCGAGCGTGCGCTGAAGGCCAAGGCCACCCGCACCGGCCGTGTTTCGGCGCGGATCATCGACGACATGCTGGCCGGCATCATCCTCATCGACACCAGCGGCGCCGCCGTCGGCAAGTGCAACGGCCTGACCGTGCTGGAAGTGGGTGATTCGGCATTCGGCGTGCCGGCGCGGATTTCCGCCACCGTCTATCCGGGCGGTAGCGGTATCGTCGATATCGAGCGTGAAGTCAGCCTGGGGCAGTCGATTCACTCCAAGGGCGTGATGATCCTTACCGGCTTCCTGGGCAGCCGCTACGCGCAGGAGTTCCCGCTGGAGATTTCCGCGAGCATCGCCCTGGAACAATCCTACGGCTATGTCGATGGCGATAGCGCCTCGCTTGGTGAGGTGTGCACGCTGATCTCGGCGTTGTCGCGCACGCCACTCAAGCAATGCTTCGCCATCACCGGCTCGATCAACCAGTTTGGTGAGGTACAGGCGGTCGGTGGGGTCAACGAGAAGATCGAAGGTTTCTTCCGCCTGTGTGAAGCCCGCGGTCTGACCGGCGAGCAGGGCGTGATCATCCCGCATTCCAACGTCGCCAACCTGATGCTCGACGAACGCGTGCTGCAGGCTGTGAGAAACGGCCAGTTCAACGTCTACGCCGTGCGCCATGTCGATGAGGCGCTGAGCCTGCTGGTCGGCGAGGCGGCCGGCCACCCCGACGAGAAGGGGCGCTTTCCCAAGGGTAGTGTCAATGCGCGTGTGGTCGAGCGCTTGCGCGATATTGCCGAGATTGGCTTGGAAGAGGAGGTCAAGAGCCCCGAGGTGGCGAAGAAACCCGAGGCCGAAAGCAAAGCGGCCAAGCCGGCCAAGGCTCCGCGCGGTAAGAAAGGGGAAGGTGAGGGCACTGCGAGCTGATCAGATCTTGCACGATTGTCCCTGATCGCCAGGGGTAGCTGCGCAGGTCTTTTTGCTCACTTCTCATGCACAGAGTTATCCACAGGTTTTGTGGGTAACTCTGCTCTTCACAGTGGGATCGCTCGGGGTGTAGGCTGAAGCCTGAATTCCGCGAGGGTCGCCGCGATGTCGCGTAGCCTCTGCCTCACCCGCCACTGCCTGGGCCTGGTCACCCGAATCGAATGCGTGATTCGGCCACTGGCAGGGGAAACCGGACGCTGGACGCTGCTCTGCGCAGCCGGTATGTCCGATGCCCAGCCTTCAGCCATCAAGGTACAAGGCCCATTCTACGGGCCTTTCGTCGCTGAGGACGTGCTGGCAGGCATTGCCGAGAGCCTGGCCCTGCAGGGTTATGTCGAATGTTGCGAACCACCTATCTGGCGTTTGCACCTGCTGGCTGAACTGCGCCGTGTCAATGGTGAAGGGCATGGCCATGGGCGGTCGTTTCAACGGCGCCCTGAAACCGACGGCCAGAGCTGAGCGGGCGTCGCTACGAGGGCTTTTCCAGAGCCATTCATCTGCGTCTGAACTGGGGTTATCCACAGTACTTCCGGATACTTCTGCTGACCGGAGCGGCTGGGTATACTCGCCGCCGTTTCGCCCCTCTTCTCTAGTGAGTTCTCCATGGAACGCTTTATCGAAAACGCGATGTACGCCTCGCGCT
Protein-coding regions in this window:
- a CDS encoding XRE family transcriptional regulator; this translates as MAKKFAELRAKMAPEAQARVEAKAQELLAEMPLNELRQARGLSQKVLAEVLHVQQPSIAKMEKRTDMYISTLRSHIEAMGGQLDVIARFPDGSVKISNFSDIESDLLQQA
- a CDS encoding ATP-binding protein translates to MPSSSRYPLRQWIWRAFVQSALIPLILVESVLIAVYLLSNQAIRDAQIGHLQETAVKDLASAALREGQVIDGRLRSIESLVQVYRDAAHKALFDTRFQADELERQRHAVTDSGVFYTRSDDGRAASFYANSTPLAQQDHDKVMRLSQLDPLMRSIQQANPLVAALYFNTWDSYNRIYPWFDTPAQYPHDMVIPDYNFYYLADAKHNPDRKVMWTEVYLDPAGLGWMMSAIAPVYRDDFLEGVVGLDITVGQVLGEIAELNVPWQGYAMLVSHDHNIMALPKAGELDFGLRELTQYSYEEAVRREVLKPEDFNLAKREGMESLLLAMNEGNGNVQEVVLGGRKQLVAWSEIPQTGWRLLLVVDEEQIFHDTNQLAERYMQIGYLLIAGLLAFYLLFFAFMWLRSRNLSNQLAEPISGIVDMAASLGQGKYLPATPDSHISEVSRLADAVQQAGRQLKASEQERQEAQNILQLVLESTTESLWQIDAKALTIELSERFVRRFGLGASTLALSEFNQRVHPDDLERLRHLRKLFADSGEEYFDAEYRYLDCHGEYLWLLSRGKVLGRDETGWPLRIAGTHVDITRLKQVQEELRHASLEALAASQAKSRFLSSMSHELRTPLNAIHGFAQLIEMEAQEKPDAKLESDYSREIVSASRHLTSLVDDILDLSSIESRRQQLQLQPIEIGALLGGCAELVQPEVQQKQLQLQVMEPADPPLFVQGDPRRVRQILLNLLSNAIKYNSPRGMIRMGYEVRADCVRLWVDDTGPGLSSEQQAQLFQPFQRLGRESSNIPGTGIGLVLCRELASLMDGEIGLRSEPGVGSRFWLDIPSAASPGGQSSEAVDAPAQTVQSLVQVLCVEDHPACMKILQASLREFAEVRGVSSCQRALAELEGSEPALVLLDIDLPDGNGLDILDAMRAEPRLRDVPVMVISAVADARLFEDARARGASACLSKPVDLQEVRQVALGLLYSGF
- a CDS encoding DUF4105 domain-containing protein; this encodes MKRIFAVLALSFSLPLHAVSAQRLAELASDPYWIALGHYETGKLGGWRSYVDDDAFFLAAGGDHDPTAELSATLQALYRPAELGDRHPQCIYPARTRWLKAQLQLDDLPNPDCAEYRNWFADVNPHSTVLVFPAAYLNSPSSMFGHTLLRIDQADIDSHNTALLSYALNFGAFIEGDDNSILYAWRGLMGGYPGLFALVPYRDKLSEYNSLENRDLWEYRLNLTPEETARMVEHVWELKQIRFDYFFFDENCSYRLLELLEIARPGIELTEHFPLTAIPTDTVRAVKDAGLIERIDYRPSRERELLARAEPLQADEQVWALRLSEDPTQLSDADFLALPAERRALIQDAAFRLVRYHANREERSSNAQRSFQLLGAINRNPPPPLKVERPPLPEEGHESRTWQLAGGSRDDRAFAEYGLRMAYHDLSDNLDGFPLGAQIEILQLKLRQYENNHWQLQRLDLANIRSLTPRNALLQPLSWQIGGGLERVLGEAGDTPLVGHISGGGGYSWQLSEDLLGFTLGTARLEYNEDFAAVVSPALGFNSGLLWRNPLGNLTLEAAGDYFHNGEVRRRLSLNQQWEVSRNLGLRLSAQREFSQLASPVNEVKLELRWYHY
- a CDS encoding Lon protease family protein, with product MSQRSLDALRLAPESLTRPFSPEQFNFKSTDDLEPFRGVLGQARAVEALQFGVAMPRPGYNVFVMGEPGTGRFSFVQRYLKAEAKRMETPADRVYVNHFDEPREPRALELAAGTASEFIADINQLIDNLLATFPAVFETPTFQQKKSAIDRSFNKRYDQALDVIERLSLEKGIALYRDSTNIAFTPMADGKALDEAEFAQLPEAERERFHADIALLEERLNEELASLPQWKRESSNLLRQLNEETITVALQPLLAPLSEKYAENAGVCAYLQAMQVNLLKTAVEQLVEVDKADPQLRKLLEELYCPSLVVGHHAHGGAPVVFESHPTYDNLFGRIEYSSDQGALYTSYRQLRPGALHRANGGYLVVEAEKLLSEPFVWEALKRALHSRQLKMESPLGDLGRIATVTLNPQVIPLQLKVVIIGSRQLYYALQDADPDFQEMFRVLVDFDEDIPLADDSLEQFAQLMKTRTSEEGMAPLSGAAVARLATYSARLAEHQGRLSARIGDLFQLVSEADFIRDLAGESLTDVGHIERALKAKATRTGRVSARIIDDMLAGIILIDTSGAAVGKCNGLTVLEVGDSAFGVPARISATVYPGGSGIVDIEREVSLGQSIHSKGVMILTGFLGSRYAQEFPLEISASIALEQSYGYVDGDSASLGEVCTLISALSRTPLKQCFAITGSINQFGEVQAVGGVNEKIEGFFRLCEARGLTGEQGVIIPHSNVANLMLDERVLQAVRNGQFNVYAVRHVDEALSLLVGEAAGHPDEKGRFPKGSVNARVVERLRDIAEIGLEEEVKSPEVAKKPEAESKAAKPAKAPRGKKGEGEGTAS